One part of the Thermodesulfobacteriota bacterium genome encodes these proteins:
- a CDS encoding ABC transporter permease codes for MKKEDNFRVDFSQPITASESDIPSIVIRPPDGWANLGLRELWDYRDLLYLLVWRDIKVRYKQTFVGTSWAIFQPFIAMVVLSLFFGKLAKVPSEGVPYPIFAYSALVPWTYFVNVLTQSSNSVVLNRAVITRIYFPRLIVPMTAVMTGLLDFAIAFLILLGMMVFYGIMPTIAILTLPFFVLLSIATALGLGLWLAALNVQYRDIGFVLPFLTQIWLFVTPIAYPSSLVPEKWRALYGLNPMAGVVEGFRWALLGKSQAPGMMLAISVLVVVALLLGGIFFFRNREDTFSDVI; via the coding sequence ATGAAAAAGGAAGACAACTTTCGAGTCGATTTTAGCCAGCCGATTACAGCTTCTGAATCAGATATACCCTCGATCGTCATTCGTCCGCCCGATGGCTGGGCTAATCTCGGATTGCGCGAGTTGTGGGATTATCGCGACTTGCTCTACCTATTGGTCTGGCGGGATATTAAGGTACGCTATAAACAGACATTCGTGGGTACATCTTGGGCCATATTCCAGCCTTTTATTGCCATGGTTGTCTTGAGCCTGTTTTTTGGGAAACTGGCCAAGGTGCCCTCGGAAGGGGTTCCTTACCCTATATTTGCCTACAGCGCTTTGGTGCCGTGGACCTATTTCGTGAACGTACTGACCCAGTCTAGCAATAGCGTAGTGCTCAACCGAGCGGTGATTACCAGAATTTACTTTCCGCGTCTAATCGTACCCATGACCGCAGTCATGACCGGGTTATTGGATTTCGCCATCGCCTTTCTCATTCTGCTCGGGATGATGGTGTTTTACGGTATTATGCCGACGATAGCCATCCTTACCCTGCCTTTTTTCGTTTTACTGAGTATTGCCACCGCTCTAGGTTTAGGGCTCTGGCTTGCAGCCCTGAATGTTCAGTATCGGGATATAGGATTCGTCCTTCCCTTCCTCACTCAAATATGGCTCTTCGTAACCCCCATTGCCTACCCGAGCAGCTTGGTTCCGGAAAAATGGCGTGCATTATATGGTTTAAACCCCATGGCCGGTGTGGTAGAAGGTTTTAGGTGGGCGCTTCTAGGCAAATCTCAAGCCCCGGGTATGATGCTGGCAATCTCGGTTCTGGTGGTAGTGGCATTGCTTTTGGGAGGTATCTTTTTCTTCCGAAATAGGGAAGATACGTTCTCCGACGTGATTTGA
- a CDS encoding ABC transporter ATP-binding protein has protein sequence MNRIAIRVVGLSKRFRIDRPRPGNATREFLENVMRAPFRSISSIIQQTILDRNGDQARNDKYVWALKEVTFEVRRGESLGIIGSNGAGKSVLLKILSRVTKPTEGRAEIYGKIGSMLEVGTGFHPELTGRENIYLSGAILGMKKSEINRKFDEIVAFSEVEKFLDTPIKHFSSGMNVRLAFAIASHLEPEIMLMDEVLAVGDDAFKQKCLNKMKEAASEGRTVLFVSHDMKAVEELCDRAVFLRNGRIVIFGDTHEVVSQYLAKEPR, from the coding sequence ATGAATAGAATTGCGATTCGAGTTGTGGGCTTGAGTAAACGCTTCCGTATCGACCGACCGAGGCCGGGAAATGCCACCCGTGAGTTTCTGGAAAATGTGATGCGCGCTCCGTTTCGAAGTATTTCATCTATTATCCAACAGACCATTCTCGACCGGAACGGGGACCAAGCCAGGAATGATAAATATGTTTGGGCTTTAAAAGAGGTCACTTTTGAAGTCAGGCGGGGTGAATCCCTAGGAATAATCGGCTCTAATGGAGCGGGTAAATCCGTGCTATTAAAAATCCTCTCCCGCGTCACCAAACCGACGGAGGGCCGCGCCGAGATCTACGGTAAGATAGGTTCGATGCTGGAGGTGGGCACCGGTTTCCATCCGGAATTGACCGGGCGGGAAAATATTTATCTGAGCGGAGCAATTTTGGGGATGAAGAAGTCCGAGATCAACCGCAAGTTCGACGAGATCGTCGCTTTTTCAGAGGTAGAGAAGTTTTTGGATACGCCGATTAAGCACTTCTCGAGCGGCATGAACGTGCGCTTGGCTTTTGCTATAGCCTCCCACCTGGAGCCCGAAATCATGCTCATGGACGAGGTACTGGCAGTGGGAGACGATGCATTCAAGCAAAAATGTCTTAACAAGATGAAAGAGGCGGCATCGGAGGGGCGAACGGTACTATTTGTAAGCCATGATATGAAAGCGGTGGAAGAACTGTGTGATCGAGCGGTTTTTCTGAGAAATGGGAGGATTGTAATCTTTGGTGACACCCATGAGGTAGTCTCTCAGTATTTAGCCAAGGAGCCCCGGTAA
- a CDS encoding glycosyltransferase family 39 protein codes for MKGYLIDTLYSIVTNPAIIAVFIFSLLIIASLGEYMVNDEGIWNYIAFLWIKYGIPPYSEAIENKTPGIYFIFTISNLLFGLNIWFPRLLGSLSMVATSALLYFIGRKLSDHLAGIIAMIIFGLSVSWRFMNGTYTAQTESFMILFSTLSFFFLIASRNTRRLRSYVLYILIAGFSMGIAICFKQTAIFSAVALLAFLLSLSQEKDCPIPTSVTKDLLLLLAGAILPLCLCLIVLIASGTTVTEFLHQAWLVLLQEGGGAELKITKRVWNFISAWRYSEMILFYPLVLLFIIQKKRIEDNKIPFWGIIFWIIFDFIGVNASGFYFGHQFKQLVPPLSLASGIAISVLLKSTSTSTKDMRRYLVQIIVVLAILWAPYQTLLRSYNMNFKGGVNDEYKQYQELGLWLRTNTKEADFVYLIGGHTNPALAYSQRRSASRYFSLLFIERDDARKEILGDLTEKKPKYIIIDQSLGDSSVRILPGLEVILEQSYRHKMTNYNVEIYERKG; via the coding sequence ATGAAAGGTTATCTAATTGACACTCTTTATAGTATCGTAACCAACCCGGCAATAATAGCGGTCTTTATATTTTCTTTACTTATAATTGCCTCCCTCGGTGAATACATGGTCAACGACGAGGGAATTTGGAACTATATAGCATTCTTATGGATTAAATACGGTATTCCTCCGTACAGCGAAGCCATCGAGAACAAGACCCCGGGCATTTATTTTATATTCACCATTTCCAACCTCCTGTTCGGATTAAATATCTGGTTCCCCCGGCTTCTGGGAAGCCTTTCCATGGTCGCAACCTCAGCCTTACTTTACTTTATAGGGCGAAAATTATCAGACCATTTGGCTGGAATTATCGCCATGATTATTTTCGGTCTAAGCGTGTCCTGGAGGTTTATGAATGGGACTTATACGGCACAGACCGAGTCATTCATGATTTTATTCTCCACCCTCTCTTTCTTTTTTTTGATAGCTTCCCGCAACACTAGGCGCTTACGGTCATACGTTCTTTATATCTTGATTGCCGGGTTCTCCATGGGTATCGCCATCTGCTTTAAGCAAACGGCGATATTCAGCGCGGTCGCATTGCTTGCCTTCTTGCTGAGCCTAAGTCAGGAGAAGGATTGCCCAATACCTACCAGTGTTACCAAAGACTTACTCCTTTTATTAGCCGGCGCTATTTTACCCCTATGTCTCTGCTTAATCGTACTAATAGCAAGTGGGACTACTGTTACCGAATTTCTACACCAGGCATGGCTGGTTTTGCTCCAGGAGGGAGGGGGCGCTGAATTAAAAATAACCAAGAGGGTTTGGAATTTCATCTCCGCATGGAGATACTCCGAAATGATTTTATTCTATCCGCTAGTGCTGCTATTTATTATTCAGAAAAAAAGAATCGAGGATAATAAAATACCATTTTGGGGAATTATTTTCTGGATCATATTCGACTTTATAGGCGTGAATGCCTCCGGCTTTTATTTCGGACACCAATTCAAACAGCTCGTGCCCCCACTTTCGCTAGCCTCCGGGATAGCAATCAGCGTGCTCCTAAAAAGCACCTCGACCAGCACAAAAGACATGCGTAGATATTTAGTGCAGATTATAGTCGTATTAGCAATATTATGGGCACCTTATCAAACCCTTCTTAGGTCATACAACATGAACTTCAAGGGTGGGGTAAATGACGAATACAAGCAATACCAGGAACTAGGCTTATGGCTCAGGACAAACACGAAAGAAGCCGATTTCGTATACCTCATAGGGGGACACACAAACCCGGCTTTAGCATATTCTCAGAGAAGGTCGGCAAGCCGATATTTTAGTTTGCTTTTCATCGAGAGGGATGACGCTAGAAAAGAGATATTAGGAGACCTAACCGAAAAAAAGCCCAAATATATAATAATCGATCAAAGCTTAGGAGATAGTTCCGTGCGGATTTTGCCGGGCCTTGAGGTAATTTTAGAGCAATCTTACCGACACAAGATGACCAACTATAATGTCGAGATTTATGAAAGAAAGGGCTAA
- a CDS encoding zinc-binding dehydrogenase gives MKAVVIYEHGGVDRLKYDEIPEPEVRASDVLIQVKACAMNHLDVWIRKGLPHLKLKYPHVLGTDVAGVVAKLGADVRGIEIGTPVIVSAAITCGRCIHCIGGQDNLCRELKILGENHPGGCCEFLSVPKENVIPMPDNISFEEAASIPVVFHTSWHMLVNRASIRPGDTVLVHAAGSGVGIAAIQIAKLFGATVIATAGTEEKTEKAKTLLGVDYAINYQAQDFLSEVKKITQRRGVDIIVDHTGVVNWEKNILALTNGGRMVICGSTSGYEGKTDLRHIFFRNLSILGSTLGGKAELFEIVKQFETGKLKAVIHRVLPMSRVVEGHRLIENRDVFGKIVLVPG, from the coding sequence TTGAAAGCGGTAGTAATATACGAGCACGGTGGAGTTGATAGGCTAAAATACGACGAGATTCCCGAACCCGAAGTTCGCGCTAGCGATGTTCTTATTCAGGTAAAGGCTTGTGCCATGAACCATCTCGACGTGTGGATTAGAAAGGGCCTCCCCCATCTCAAGCTCAAGTACCCTCATGTCCTGGGTACCGACGTAGCGGGGGTTGTGGCGAAGCTGGGAGCCGACGTTCGCGGCATCGAAATAGGAACACCGGTCATTGTATCAGCGGCAATAACCTGTGGGAGATGCATTCATTGCATAGGCGGCCAGGATAACCTGTGCAGGGAGTTAAAGATTCTGGGGGAGAATCACCCTGGGGGATGTTGTGAGTTCCTGTCTGTCCCAAAGGAAAATGTTATCCCGATGCCCGATAACATTTCTTTTGAAGAAGCTGCCTCCATACCGGTCGTTTTCCACACTTCATGGCACATGCTGGTAAACCGCGCCAGTATCCGGCCGGGGGACACGGTTTTGGTTCATGCAGCCGGAAGCGGGGTGGGAATTGCGGCTATACAGATTGCCAAGCTTTTTGGGGCGACAGTAATCGCCACTGCCGGGACGGAGGAAAAGACGGAGAAGGCGAAGACGCTCCTTGGGGTCGACTACGCGATCAATTACCAGGCACAGGATTTCCTGTCCGAGGTAAAGAAGATAACTCAGAGAAGAGGAGTGGACATCATAGTAGACCATACCGGGGTGGTTAACTGGGAAAAGAACATCCTTGCGCTCACAAACGGCGGAAGGATGGTTATATGCGGTTCAACGTCCGGATATGAAGGTAAGACCGACCTGAGACACATTTTCTTCAGAAACCTTTCCATACTGGGTTCTACTTTGGGCGGCAAGGCGGAGTTGTTTGAGATTGTGAAGCAGTTTGAAACCGGGAAGCTCAAGGCAGTCATTCACCGGGTTCTTCCTATGTCTAGAGTGGTGGAAGGTCACCGGCTCATCGAAAATAGGGATGTTTTTGGGAAAATAGTGCTTGTTCCGGGATAA
- a CDS encoding NADH-quinone oxidoreductase subunit I, with the protein MAIKVKVIEPPKLNFLERLYIPEILKGLKITLSHILNFKPVTVQYPEEVKELPPRYRGLHILPADDQGEIRCVACKLCEVACPTQAISIVAEPADEYGIERRPKVYNIDFMRCVFCGFCVEACPCDALRMGMKYELSSYNRAGLVHTKEVFFDPNVKSRAPRDNANYLYEMGKGEILDAPEEVEKVKKLSGTYT; encoded by the coding sequence ATGGCCATAAAGGTAAAAGTTATAGAACCACCAAAGCTTAACTTTCTGGAAAGGTTATATATCCCGGAGATACTTAAAGGGCTCAAAATAACCCTCTCCCACATTCTTAACTTTAAGCCGGTGACCGTCCAGTATCCGGAAGAGGTAAAGGAGCTTCCTCCCCGGTATAGAGGCCTCCATATTCTTCCTGCGGATGACCAGGGAGAAATAAGGTGCGTTGCCTGCAAATTATGTGAGGTGGCCTGTCCTACGCAGGCCATATCCATAGTGGCCGAACCAGCCGATGAATACGGTATCGAGAGGAGGCCAAAAGTGTACAACATAGATTTTATGCGTTGTGTCTTTTGCGGTTTTTGTGTGGAGGCTTGTCCCTGTGATGCGCTGAGAATGGGGATGAAGTATGAACTCTCCTCGTATAACCGGGCAGGGTTGGTGCATACGAAAGAGGTGTTTTTCGACCCGAATGTGAAGAGCAGAGCGCCCAGGGATAATGCCAATTATCTATACGAAATGGGGAAAGGGGAGATTTTAGATGCACCCGAGGAAGTGGAAAAGGTAAAAAAACTCTCCGGAACATATACCTAG
- a CDS encoding type II toxin-antitoxin system VapC family toxin, whose product MNNKIIVDTNVVVALLDVSDIHHNKALNLVLSLENDGRDLSLMDCILNEIYTVIARRSHERGYRFSEIVGKIKNELESFEIIKAYPLVTKLHNRIIEVMVKTNGRLNYHDALISITMKDEGIEEIATFDKDFREIEWLKAYDRS is encoded by the coding sequence ATGAATAATAAGATTATCGTAGATACTAATGTAGTAGTCGCTCTTTTAGATGTTTCTGACATACACCACAATAAAGCCTTAAATCTTGTATTAAGCCTTGAGAATGATGGTAGGGATTTGTCGCTGATGGATTGTATTCTGAATGAGATATATACGGTTATTGCTAGGAGAAGTCATGAGAGAGGTTATAGATTTTCAGAAATAGTGGGCAAGATCAAAAACGAACTGGAGAGCTTTGAAATAATAAAAGCTTACCCTTTAGTAACTAAGCTTCATAATAGGATAATCGAAGTTATGGTAAAAACTAACGGAAGGCTAAATTATCACGATGCCTTGATAAGCATCACTATGAAGGATGAGGGAATAGAAGAGATTGCTACGTTTGACAAGGATTTCAGAGAGATTGAATGGTTAAAAGCATATGATCGAAGTTGA
- a CDS encoding sodium:solute symporter family protein has product MPESIHAFLSALSPLDWLIVLAYLLISLGIGIYFTKRASRSMYDYFVSGRDLSWWIIGTSMVATTFAADTPLVVTGWIRTDGIWKNWFWWNYLFSHVFIVFVFSRLWRRAEVITDNELIELRYSGKPAAFLRGFKAFYFSTLFNFIVMGWVMSAMAKVFKVFFGFDTTLAIIICVSIAFFYTMMSGLWGVALTDFFQYFVALIGTALLAWVVVGSPEIGGFRGFLEKIDRLDSHLSFFMTPSEGVPVSEGFWSSSFFVFLVYVTLIWWSSHNADGGGYFIQRMCSAKNERHAVLGMAWFSINHYVVRLWPWVLVAVASLIVYPTAKITGGDQESIYIVMVKDFLEPGLKGLLFVCFLAAFMSTLSTQLNWGASYLMNDIYKRFIKRNESEAHYIFVSRLCTLALTLLAGYFAYHINNIGKAWIYLWAMSAGIGLVLILRWFWWRINAWSEISALAASLLTMLFLSLYTKIMKVPLELKHQIIVVPVSIISWLFVTYLTKPEPKETLASFYKKIRPWGFWGPVARMNPGVECTPFLPVVINWVLGVLFIFFLMIGIGKILLGATLLGTVMVFISICSGVAIYVRMRTDF; this is encoded by the coding sequence ATGCCCGAATCCATTCACGCTTTCTTGTCTGCGCTAAGCCCTTTGGACTGGCTCATCGTTCTCGCTTACCTTCTTATCTCCCTTGGAATCGGTATTTACTTCACGAAACGCGCCAGCAGGAGCATGTACGATTACTTCGTCTCCGGAAGAGATCTCTCCTGGTGGATCATCGGGACTTCGATGGTGGCGACGACGTTCGCCGCAGATACTCCATTGGTAGTGACCGGGTGGATACGCACAGACGGAATCTGGAAGAACTGGTTCTGGTGGAACTATCTCTTCAGCCATGTGTTCATAGTATTCGTTTTTTCCAGGCTCTGGAGAAGAGCGGAGGTAATTACCGATAATGAGCTCATAGAACTACGCTACAGCGGGAAACCGGCAGCATTCCTAAGGGGCTTTAAGGCTTTTTACTTTTCTACCCTTTTCAATTTTATCGTCATGGGCTGGGTTATGAGCGCTATGGCCAAGGTCTTCAAGGTCTTTTTCGGGTTTGATACTACGCTTGCCATCATTATCTGCGTCTCCATTGCGTTTTTTTACACGATGATGTCCGGGCTTTGGGGTGTGGCGCTGACGGATTTTTTCCAATACTTCGTTGCACTCATAGGAACAGCATTACTAGCGTGGGTTGTCGTCGGTTCCCCTGAAATCGGCGGATTTCGTGGATTTCTTGAAAAGATAGATAGGCTTGACAGCCATCTATCCTTTTTCATGACACCCTCCGAGGGAGTGCCGGTCAGTGAAGGGTTTTGGTCTTCGAGTTTTTTTGTTTTTCTAGTTTACGTCACGCTTATATGGTGGTCTTCACACAATGCAGACGGCGGAGGGTATTTCATCCAAAGAATGTGTTCGGCAAAAAACGAACGTCATGCCGTATTGGGAATGGCATGGTTTTCGATAAACCATTATGTTGTGCGCCTCTGGCCTTGGGTGCTGGTTGCGGTCGCCTCTTTGATAGTTTATCCCACCGCCAAGATTACCGGTGGCGACCAAGAGTCTATCTATATCGTTATGGTCAAGGATTTTCTCGAGCCAGGGCTCAAGGGGCTACTTTTTGTTTGCTTCCTGGCTGCATTCATGTCCACTCTTTCTACCCAACTCAACTGGGGGGCTTCCTATTTGATGAACGATATTTATAAGCGTTTTATCAAAAGGAACGAGAGTGAAGCCCATTATATTTTCGTCTCCAGGCTTTGTACCCTGGCACTAACCCTTCTGGCCGGATATTTTGCATACCATATTAATAACATCGGCAAGGCATGGATTTACCTCTGGGCTATGAGCGCCGGGATCGGACTAGTTTTGATACTCAGGTGGTTCTGGTGGCGGATAAACGCATGGTCTGAAATTTCTGCTCTGGCCGCATCCCTCTTAACCATGCTGTTTTTGAGTCTCTATACAAAAATCATGAAAGTACCTCTAGAGCTCAAGCATCAGATCATAGTTGTTCCGGTTTCTATAATCTCTTGGCTGTTTGTTACCTATCTGACAAAACCGGAACCGAAAGAAACCCTGGCCAGTTTCTACAAAAAGATTCGTCCCTGGGGCTTTTGGGGCCCCGTTGCAAGGATGAATCCAGGAGTGGAGTGCACACCTTTTTTACCGGTAGTTATAAACTGGGTTCTCGGAGTTTTATTTATTTTCTTCCTGATGATAGGGATTGGTAAGATTCTACTGGGTGCGACTCTCCTGGGCACGGTCATGGTTTTTATCTCTATCTGTTCGGGGGTTGCGATTTATGTGAGGATGAGAACGGATTTTTAG
- a CDS encoding glycoside hydrolase family 3 protein, with protein sequence MRSVKPEELSITEKIGQIVMPRLDFRNEDALPYAEGLVKNFHIGGFIVFGGERERIISATDRLQSISPIPLFFACDAERGVGQIVSGATLFPFAMSLGAIGDEELVYRQAGFIAREMKGCGLNLVFAPVVDVNTNRENPIINIRSYGDDPSLVSRLGTAFIKGCQEEGVLACAKHFPGHGGVAVDSHVTLPSSSQNREDFWRCDLIPFMEAIRTGVSSVMVAHLAVPQIDPTGVPATISVEIIQNLLVGDLEFKGLIVTDSFIMDALSGLGKEQEKIARLSILAGCHIILDPKEPVTLIERLVEMIETGDIPESLLDKAVDDITKVKKKWFYDKPHRNSLDEGYGENLVEEIARRSVCCIKGRRLRSEKAIVYVLDVTQSGGDISRPFLRSLKEAGVTCQKQVITYQDNLKSIPREENGDTAVICLVYTSVAAWKHHSSLPESYKKFLDKASGLHSEKILVSFGSPYVLRGFENFDTVLCAFDRMDSCQRAVADVLLGRLLARGRLPVKLHNSKS encoded by the coding sequence ATGCGCAGTGTTAAACCAGAAGAGCTATCAATAACAGAAAAAATCGGGCAGATAGTCATGCCCAGGTTGGATTTCCGAAATGAAGATGCTTTGCCTTACGCAGAGGGACTGGTTAAGAATTTTCATATCGGCGGTTTCATCGTATTTGGCGGTGAGCGCGAACGGATAATAAGTGCTACCGACAGGCTTCAATCTATTTCTCCTATTCCTCTTTTCTTTGCCTGCGATGCAGAGAGAGGAGTGGGGCAAATAGTTTCAGGCGCCACTCTTTTTCCCTTTGCTATGTCCCTTGGCGCGATAGGAGATGAGGAGCTTGTTTATAGGCAAGCCGGCTTTATTGCAAGGGAGATGAAAGGCTGTGGGCTAAATCTAGTATTTGCTCCGGTTGTGGATGTCAACACCAATAGGGAGAACCCGATTATAAATATCCGCTCCTATGGCGATGACCCTTCACTTGTATCACGATTGGGAACCGCTTTTATAAAGGGCTGTCAAGAAGAAGGCGTCCTAGCTTGCGCCAAACACTTTCCCGGGCATGGAGGGGTCGCCGTTGATTCGCATGTAACCCTGCCCAGCTCTTCTCAAAACCGTGAAGATTTCTGGAGGTGTGATTTAATTCCCTTCATGGAAGCGATAAGGACCGGGGTCTCCTCGGTTATGGTGGCTCATCTTGCTGTGCCACAGATTGATCCTACCGGGGTTCCCGCTACTATTTCTGTTGAAATTATTCAGAATCTTCTTGTGGGCGATTTGGAATTTAAAGGTTTGATCGTAACCGATTCGTTCATCATGGACGCTTTATCCGGGTTAGGTAAGGAACAAGAGAAGATTGCCCGACTTTCCATTCTTGCCGGTTGCCATATCATTCTAGACCCAAAAGAGCCTGTAACTCTCATCGAAAGGTTGGTTGAGATGATAGAAACCGGAGATATTCCTGAATCCCTTTTAGATAAAGCTGTTGATGACATAACAAAGGTCAAGAAAAAGTGGTTTTATGATAAACCTCATCGAAACTCCCTGGACGAAGGTTACGGTGAGAATCTAGTCGAAGAAATCGCCCGCCGTTCTGTGTGTTGTATTAAAGGCAGAAGGCTACGCTCGGAGAAAGCAATCGTTTACGTCCTGGATGTAACACAATCTGGTGGGGATATTTCAAGACCTTTTCTTCGGTCACTGAAAGAAGCGGGAGTAACTTGTCAGAAACAAGTTATAACCTATCAAGATAATCTGAAGTCCATACCGCGTGAAGAAAACGGCGACACCGCAGTGATTTGCCTGGTCTATACATCCGTTGCCGCATGGAAACATCATTCATCTTTGCCTGAATCCTATAAAAAATTCTTAGATAAAGCCAGCGGACTGCATTCGGAGAAGATTTTGGTTTCTTTCGGGTCTCCATACGTCCTTCGAGGTTTTGAAAATTTCGATACGGTTCTTTGCGCTTTCGACCGCATGGACTCTTGTCAACGCGCAGTAGCAGACGTTCTTTTAGGACGGCTTCTGGCTCGGGGACGGTTGCCTGTGAAATTACATAATAGTAAGTCGTGA
- a CDS encoding anhydro-N-acetylmuramic acid kinase has translation MKFLNTIISKEERLVVGLMSGTSMDGVDAVLARIKGNGLGTKVQLIEYLCIPYDSSLRARLEGVSSKGLTWEISELNFLVGEAFAQAALAVIAEAGLSVKEVDLVGSHGQTIYHNPPSSKKGIPSTMQIGELDVIAELTGLTTIGDFRPRDIAAGGEGAPLVPYVDFLLFGRPGRVTAAQNIGGISNVTVVSERIEDVIAFDSGPGNMLMDKVLSLATNGKEKYDRDGKLASRGVVDEKLLDRLLSNPFFDQPPPKSTGAELFGNEKARELYTLVEKKRISLADLMATLLALTVESIARSYERFIIPQTRVNEVILSGGGVRNPALVEGLRKRLKDIEFSTSDKYGIPVDAKEALAFAVLANELLSGNYTNLPSVTGARRPVPLGKIVLGVRNS, from the coding sequence ATGAAATTTTTAAACACAATAATTAGCAAGGAGGAGCGACTGGTTGTTGGCTTAATGTCCGGAACATCCATGGACGGGGTGGACGCTGTTCTGGCAAGAATCAAAGGAAATGGTTTGGGGACGAAAGTGCAATTAATCGAGTATCTATGCATACCTTATGATTCTTCTCTTCGGGCGAGACTAGAAGGGGTTAGTTCAAAGGGGTTAACCTGGGAAATCTCCGAGCTTAATTTTCTGGTGGGCGAGGCTTTTGCCCAGGCGGCTTTGGCTGTAATCGCTGAGGCTGGATTATCTGTTAAAGAAGTTGATTTAGTTGGCTCTCACGGCCAGACTATTTATCACAATCCGCCCTCTTCAAAGAAGGGCATTCCTTCCACCATGCAGATAGGAGAGTTAGACGTTATTGCAGAGCTTACCGGACTGACCACAATAGGCGACTTTAGGCCCCGCGATATAGCCGCAGGCGGTGAAGGTGCTCCGCTAGTTCCCTATGTGGATTTTCTATTATTTGGCAGGCCGGGAAGGGTTACGGCCGCTCAAAATATAGGCGGCATTTCCAATGTCACGGTGGTTTCGGAGAGAATAGAAGATGTAATTGCTTTTGATAGCGGGCCCGGGAATATGCTGATGGATAAGGTTCTGAGTTTGGCTACGAATGGAAAGGAAAAGTACGACCGGGACGGCAAACTGGCATCACGGGGGGTTGTTGATGAAAAATTACTTGACCGGCTTTTATCTAATCCGTTCTTTGACCAGCCGCCGCCAAAGTCCACCGGGGCGGAGCTTTTTGGTAATGAAAAAGCCAGGGAACTTTACACTTTGGTTGAGAAGAAAAGGATTTCGCTCGCCGATTTGATGGCGACACTTCTGGCGCTTACTGTGGAGTCCATTGCTCGTTCCTATGAGCGGTTTATCATTCCTCAAACGCGTGTAAACGAGGTGATTCTGAGCGGTGGGGGTGTAAGGAATCCTGCCCTAGTGGAGGGATTAAGAAAAAGACTGAAAGATATAGAGTTCTCGACATCGGATAAGTATGGAATTCCAGTGGATGCAAAGGAGGCTCTAGCCTTTGCCGTTCTGGCGAATGAGCTTCTTTCCGGTAATTATACCAATCTGCCGTCGGTTACTGGGGCAAGGCGGCCTGTGCCTTTGGGAAAGATTGTTTTAGGGGTTAGAAATTCATAA
- the murQ gene encoding N-acetylmuramic acid 6-phosphate etherase, producing the protein MKKRRITEHLLTEKINPKTSHLDMCSTLEIIELISEEDKKVAEVVARAKKKIAEAVDLVVKRLAKGGRLFFVGAGTSGRLGVMEAAECPPTFGTMPSLIQGIIAGGKKALRRSIEGSEDSKREAQNALSSLHLNKHDVVVGIAASATTPFVEAGLAYAKKKGSGRILITCNPIKSGLADITINLLVGPEVLAGSTRMKAGTATKMVLNMLTTASMVRLGKTYGNLMVEVRPNSQKLRDRAVRIVMEIMGADRKKAEKLLRESKWNVKVAVLMGRKGLSYKEASRLLTMHNGFLRNALEK; encoded by the coding sequence GTGAAAAAGCGCCGTATTACTGAGCACCTTCTCACAGAGAAAATAAATCCTAAAACCTCCCACCTGGATATGTGCTCTACTCTTGAAATTATCGAGTTAATCTCGGAAGAGGATAAAAAAGTTGCCGAAGTTGTAGCCAGGGCAAAGAAAAAGATAGCCGAAGCGGTTGATTTAGTTGTGAAGAGGCTTGCCAAAGGCGGACGTTTATTTTTTGTAGGAGCCGGTACGAGTGGACGGCTGGGGGTTATGGAAGCGGCCGAATGTCCGCCGACCTTTGGGACGATGCCGAGTTTAATCCAGGGCATCATCGCCGGCGGGAAAAAGGCTCTACGGCGTTCCATAGAGGGATCAGAGGATTCAAAGAGAGAGGCTCAAAACGCCTTAAGTAGTCTACACCTGAACAAACACGACGTCGTGGTGGGCATAGCCGCCAGTGCGACAACGCCATTCGTGGAGGCAGGATTAGCTTACGCCAAAAAGAAGGGTTCCGGGCGTATTCTGATCACCTGCAATCCAATTAAATCCGGATTAGCGGATATTACTATTAATCTCTTGGTGGGGCCGGAAGTTCTCGCCGGCTCTACCAGGATGAAGGCGGGTACGGCGACAAAAATGGTTTTGAACATGCTAACCACCGCCTCCATGGTAAGGTTAGGCAAAACATACGGGAACCTAATGGTGGAGGTTAGGCCAAATTCCCAAAAACTAAGGGATAGGGCGGTGCGAATAGTCATGGAGATTATGGGTGCTGACCGTAAGAAGGCGGAAAAGCTACTGAGAGAATCCAAATGGAACGTAAAGGTCGCTGTGCTTATGGGAAGGAAAGGGCTAAGCTATAAGGAAGCCAGTCGGTTGCTGACGATGCATAACGGGTTTTTGCGTAACGCCCTAGAGAAATGA